In Eleutherodactylus coqui strain aEleCoq1 chromosome 11, aEleCoq1.hap1, whole genome shotgun sequence, a single window of DNA contains:
- the THAP11 gene encoding THAP domain-containing protein 11, which produces MPGFTCCVPGCYSNSHRDKGLHFYTFPKDPELRHLWLKNVSRAGVTGCFNTFQPTNGHRVCSLHFHGGRKSYSIKVPTIFPLRGVNERKTRRGNAGDRAKKRHHQPSYATGSTTVLVTGLPEQEVLELTAGGAEMMLLGGSPGMGAEMGSVEASAMGRSLGAAGEAISSEPNPMNLTVKLDSGGASGLASHYSPSAPHHHHQQQLQVVVVGEETYPMPEYYPSPQFSDHSYSMSSGTTTEELLRKLNEQRDIIALMEVKMKEMKSSIRHLRLTEVKLREEIRQKDKVLSINAAKKKLEGNV; this is translated from the coding sequence ATGCCGGGCTTCACCTGCTGCGTCCCGGGCTGCTACAGCAACTCCCACCGGGACAAGGGGCTGCACTTCTACACCTTCCCCAAAGACCCGGAGCTCCGGCACTTGTGGCTGAAGAACGTGTCCCGGGCGGGAGTCACCGGCTGCTTCAATACTTTCCAGCCCACTAACGGGCACCGGGTGTGCAGCCTGCACTTCCACGGGGGGCGCAAGTCTTACAGCATCAAGGTGCCCACCATATTCCCCCTGCGGGGGGTCAATGAGCGGAAGACTCGCAGGGGCAACGCCGGGGACAGAGCCAAGAAGAGGCATCACCAGCCCAGCTATGCCACGGGCTCCACCACGGTGCTGGTCACGGGGCTGCCCGAGCAGGAGGTGCTGGAGctgacagcagggggcgctgaGATGATGCTGCTGGGTGGCAGCCCTGGCATGGGGGCAGAGATGGGCAGTGTGGAGGCATCAGCAATGGGCAGATCACTGGGGGCAGCAGGAGAAGCCATCAGCTCCGAGCCCAACCCCATGAACCTGACGGTGAAGCTGGACTCGGGAGGAGCGTCTGGACTGGCGTCTCACTATTCTCCTAGCGctcctcatcatcatcaccaGCAGCAGCTCCAAGTGGTGGTCGTGGGAGAAGAGACCTACCCCATGCCGGAGTACTACCCGTCCCCCCAGTTCTCCGACCACTCCTACTCCATGTCCTCCGGAACCACCACGGAAGAACTTCTGCGCAAACTCAACGAGCAGCGGGATATTATAGCCCTGATGGAGGTGAAGATGAAGGAGATGAAGTCAAGTATCCGACACCTAAGACTCACAGAGGTCAAACTCCGAGAGGAGATCCGGCAGAAGGATAAAGTTTTATCCATCAACGCTGCCAAGAAAAAACTTGAAGGCAACGTCTGA